DNA sequence from the Streptomyces sp. HUAS 15-9 genome:
GGACACCGAGCCCGGGGCATACCGCATACAGGCTCAGTGCTCGGCCGCGCATGATGCGCCCGTCGCCGAGGCCACCTTCGAGGTGCTGCCGCCGGAGGCCCCCGACCCACGGGTCTCCCTGGAACCGAACTCCGGGGACCCGGGGACGAATTCGGTCGTTCACGGTGAGGGCTTCCTGTGTGACGAGGGCGCGGGAGTGGACGTCCTCTGGGACGGGAAACCCGCCGCCACCGCCACACCCGACGCGGATGGGAGCCTCACCGCCACGCTGACGGTCCCGTCCTCCGCCACGGAAGGCGGGTACGAGGTGACCGCGAGCTGCCAGAGCCCGCAGGACGTCCAGGACTCGAAGACCTTTACCGTGAACCCTCCGTCCGTCACCCCTTCACCGGAGGACACCCACGACGTCACCATCCACCTGACCGACTACCCGGCGGTGTGCACCCGGGGCTCCATCGTCATCGGTGGCCGCCGCTTGGACACCTGGCTGGACGAGGGCTCGACCCAGGGTGACACGGGGACGGGGCTCTGGGGGTTCATCGACCTCCATGCCCACGTTCCGGGCGATCTGACGGGACGTCTGGAAGTGGACCTGGACTGCGCGGGCCGGGACCGGGAGAAGGCCGGCGAGATCACTCTGCCCACCGTGGACGGGCTGACGCTCTTCGAGCTGCCCCTGGGATTACACAGCCACCCGGAGGGGCAGACGGGCCGGATCACCCCGTCGCCCTCGAGCAGCAGCACGGGTGAGAGCAGTGGCACTCCGGACCCGACAGAGAGCGCCGACCCGGACCACAGCGCCGGCCCGATCCCGTCGCCGAGCCACAGCCCGCACGGGCCCCGGAAAACGGGTCCGGCACGCGGCCTCGTCGAGGCTCTGCGCACCCCGGCCGACGTCTCGTGGGCGCTGAAGGATCTGGCCGGGTCGGTGGCGATGGCTGCCTGGTTCCTGCTGTTGATCATCCTCCTGGAACGTGCCTTCCCCAGTCAGTTGGCCGACAACGCAATAGGCCGCTGGTGGTCTCGGGTCCGGGCGCGGCAGCAGGTACGGTCACCGAGGCTGCCCGGCTGGGCCAGGATGTGCGGTTTCGCGCTCCTTGGTGGCTCCCTGGCCGTCTGGTCCGACGCCAGGACCGGCTTGAGCACGTCGACCGCGGTCAGGACCGTGGGCGCCGTCGCGGGCATGCTGATGGTCCTGGTGGCCTATGAGAAGACCAAGGACTCCCTGCGCCACCCACGTCGGGGCGGGATCCGCACGGAGTTGCGGGTGGTCCCCGCCGGGCTGCTGCTGGCGGCCCTGATGGCGCTGGTGTCCCGGCTCCTGGAGTTCCCGGTCCCGTACGTCTACGGCCTCGTCGCCGTCTACATGGTGGCCGGCGCCTGCCGCTCCGACCCCGACGACGGCATGCCGAGGGGCCAGGCGGTCCTGATCGGAGGGATCTGCGTGCTCGCCGCCTCGGTGCTCGTCTGGGCGCTGGGCGCGCCCCTGGTCCAGGCCGTCCAGAGGCACCACGACTCGCCCGGCAGCCTCCGCTATGTGATCGCCTACACCCTGGGGCTGACGGTGGTCGGCGGCATCGAGGTGGTGGTGTTCGGTCTGCTCCCGCTGTCCGGCATGGACGGGCAACACCTGAAGGACTGGAACAAGTTCGCCTGGTTCGCCCTCTACCTGACCGGCCTGACCTTCTTCTTCCACGTCCTGCTGAACAG
Encoded proteins:
- a CDS encoding FGLLP motif-containing membrane protein; the protein is MRRAGSARGRRLRGAVTAALLLMTMTMAVPSAAAAGGGARAATGVRADTPEPSATVVPSGPQPDPEPTDPETDDDTPSPPPTDPLLTPESQQVYAPTSFTMTGTDFDCSAGPESAGLLTFEVDGQEPVSVTVGDDGSFRQDVTVPADTEPGAYRIQAQCSAAHDAPVAEATFEVLPPEAPDPRVSLEPNSGDPGTNSVVHGEGFLCDEGAGVDVLWDGKPAATATPDADGSLTATLTVPSSATEGGYEVTASCQSPQDVQDSKTFTVNPPSVTPSPEDTHDVTIHLTDYPAVCTRGSIVIGGRRLDTWLDEGSTQGDTGTGLWGFIDLHAHVPGDLTGRLEVDLDCAGRDREKAGEITLPTVDGLTLFELPLGLHSHPEGQTGRITPSPSSSSTGESSGTPDPTESADPDHSAGPIPSPSHSPHGPRKTGPARGLVEALRTPADVSWALKDLAGSVAMAAWFLLLIILLERAFPSQLADNAIGRWWSRVRARQQVRSPRLPGWARMCGFALLGGSLAVWSDARTGLSTSTAVRTVGAVAGMLMVLVAYEKTKDSLRHPRRGGIRTELRVVPAGLLLAALMALVSRLLEFPVPYVYGLVAVYMVAGACRSDPDDGMPRGQAVLIGGICVLAASVLVWALGAPLVQAVQRHHDSPGSLRYVIAYTLGLTVVGGIEVVVFGLLPLSGMDGQHLKDWNKFAWFALYLTGLTFFFHVLLNSVHPAVGKNLAVDGDLRWWTVGIATGLFLAAWVFSLVLRWFAARAERRSPAP